In Ammospiza caudacuta isolate bAmmCau1 chromosome Z, bAmmCau1.pri, whole genome shotgun sequence, the genomic stretch TAGCATAAAAGGATTAAAATCACTGACCTAAACACAGCTAAACACAATAAATCACCATAAACTAAAAATTCTCAACGCACCTACAGAAAAGAGCATAAGGACCTTCCTGGCCTTTTTACCACTTGACCTTGTGGAACTATCATTTCAGCCCTAAGGTATTACAAAATTTGAGCAGGTGTCTCTTCACAGGTATAGAAGCAAGATTATTCTTTCTTGTATTTTACAAAAGCATCAAAATAATGATCTAACAATAAACAAAAAGATCTTTTTATATTCATGCATGCTAAAAACAAATTCTATCATCAAACTaaaacaaataatgaaaaatgacaCTCAAGGGTTAGCAGAAAGGTCTTTTTTCATTGCAGACAGTTTTCTAGTCAAAAGCATCAGAAATATTCTGTTTGGATCCTTCAGAACTATTAATCATTAATCACTACTGAAAACTTTGATTCAATATATGTGATACACTGTTGAATACTTCAGTATTTTATTTACTAACAAACATGGACccaaagaaataaagaataagATTCAACAATATTTATTCTCCTTCTGGAATTCAGTTGCTTATTTTTAACCTTTAGCAGAAAGCAATTAAGTACAACAACgcagacttttttttaaatgtgcgGAAACTGTTGGATAAGTGACCGCTTATTATTATTTCCAggtgaaagagaaaacagtaaGCTTGCTAAGTACAGCAACATACGTGGTCCCTACGAGCAATCTAGACCATACCAGTACatattacatttatttctggTGGTACCTGGCTTTCCTCTatctgtgggcagcacagacAAGGAAAGAACATTAAGAAAGAGTAAGCGCAAGCACTGACACCACCACATAGAAGAAGTGCCCTAAAACCTCTAGCTGTGAACTCCCTTGCTCACAAGGTATTTAAATAGATCTTAAACTGCCATACTGAATGCAAAACACTTGAATTAATAATGCTTTGTACTTTTgacaagttttatttttacaagtTCTGCAACGTGGGTTAGCATGGGCTATCCTTGGTGTCCAGTAGAAGAGACATGTGAAGTTGACTAGGGACATAGTGTTACTTTCCACCAAACTTACTGGTGTATTTTTATGGTGTACATTCAGTATCTCACTGCTTCCCAAACTCTGTGACTCGTGGAAATCCAGAATGCTAGCTTCAAATGTGGGTACAGGATGAGATTCTGCTTTTGGAGTTTCAGTTGACTTCTTGTTTGTAGCTTTACTGAACCTGTCTAAATAAAGCATGTAAAACCTGAGTAATTAAGCTTGCTTGTGATCACTTCTAAGTATGTTTTATACACTAGTTAACATAACTACAGCAATCGTCACCAGGACCAATATGAGCTGTGCATAGCAACCAGGACTGTTGCTATGCACAGCtcatattaaataaaaaacctAGCAATTATAATCAACATGCAAACAGAGCGCTGACTGAATAAACAAGTATAAATTCAGATGCtcttttagaattttttaataTCAGTTTGCATGAATTTGTTCAATCAGGAAAGGACAGGTCACCATTCCTTCTTAAGAGAGTCACACAGAAAAGGGTAtctttttccttaaatattcTAGATTTAGAAACATAGTCACAAACTGCAGCTTATTGCACAGACACCCATTCCATATCTATTCCATGTACTTATAACTGAACAACACGTTTGTACCTGGCTTGACGGAATCTCTGCTGCATGTAGAACTCTGGAATGAAGTCCTGTTCCCAATTCTGACAGAAGCTTCACCTCCATCATGTCTTTTCTTGTCCAGCTTTTTCTCACCGTCTTTTGATCTTCTCTGCTGCAAGTATTTGTGACACATTCAGTAAGTTTTACTGAAACTTCATAAAGATAGCAAGATTGCTGTGAGTTACAGTTAACCACCTCCGCATCTGGAGTTTGACCATCAAGTTAATAGAAAACAAATAGTTAGTATATCATTACCACAAGTAACCAATAAAAATAGGAACAGCCATTTAGACAAATGGCATTTAATTTCATCTACCTTGTTCCCTGTGCCATTTTTAGCATACATTAATAGCCCAAGTAAGACGGATATATACATATGCTTCTAGACAACTGCATTTTTGTGATCTCATTAATCAGAGCATTTTCAatggtttaaaattgtttggttttaaatCATCCAGTCTGAGTCTCTAAACCAAAGTTTTTTCTAGAACAGGGCTAAAATCTTGACAGCATGCCATTTTTTGACTAAACTACATATCATAGGCAAACTGTTCAAGACTGATGTCAGAACATCCAAAAAACTTGGAGTAAAGTAGTTAGAGAAGATACACCTACATGATCCCTGTAAAGGATACAGACTCACCCATTCTACAGAGTCATCAAAATCTTACAATTCTTCCAGAAAATACAGTTTGGCAGAGATGAGCTTAGAAACCAGCAAGCAAGGAACAAGCACCAGGTTTGCATCTATGCAAACTGTACTATACCAGCCTAGATAAATGGCTTAACTCTAATCACAGGATGCTGGACTAAATTCAGACTACGTTTGGCAGCAAAAGTGTTTACTTGGGTGGGAGGACAAGGTATTTCTTGATCTCCAAAGGCAAATTATTAAAGTGTTAGGACACATGATCAAATTAATTCAAGGCTGCAAATATACATCACTTCTCTGAAGTTCACAAAATATATGACAGGGGAAAATGACAAAAAGACTATAATTAACAGTACAAGGCCCCTACAAAGATCACAGAACTCCTCCCAGAAGCTTAACTAAGTTTTTTCATATTACATCACTTGTGCTAATGCTGAGGTCATCCTCTCCTCAGACACTTTCAGCCCATAATCCTCCTCTCAGcaagaaaatgaataattttagGTGTCTAGACTATGTACCTTATGTGTAATAAAGGATGCTTAGGACCTAGACCTTACAACTCCTCTAGAAAGGCTTGATCGCAGTGAAGTTACTTAGGTCTCTACCTAGGGAGTAAGGTGCAGCAAAAGGATGTGACTGCAGAACATATAATATGAAACTGCCGGAAACAAAAGCAGTTGTACAAATCTAAGAAACACAATGTCTAATCCCCAAGAGAAATGAGATTATAATacactgaggtttttttccttttatattttgAGAGGATTGTCtattttttgtttgcaaatATTTCACAAGTTTCAGGAAATTTATCCCAaacagagagagacaaaaaTGACTCTTTACATTGCTTACAGAACCTCAATATATTTCTGACTGAGAAAGACTACATTTCTAACACGACactctcttccctctccccagcagcacaagtTCCCCCTTTCTTGTGGATTGTCTTCAACCTGCAGCAAGTCttggaaattatttcagatgACCAAAGAGATGTGGTCTTTGACTTGTCAGTCAAACAGATGACTACAGATACCAGGTTTGTCTTAAGTCAAGTTAATGGAAGCTGCCACagggcttaaaaaaaaatagccctTCTCCCCTCCCCCCAAGCCCAAAGAGTAAAAAACGAATGCACAGCTCACAAAGGAAGGGTGTTCCCCACCTCCTCCCCACCAACTTTGGACCCTTCTTTCCCCTCATGTTCCAAAAATGCTGCTTGAAAAATTGTATTAATCTCAAGTGTACAATTCTGCAAACTTTTCAGTATTCTGAAGCTGGGCACACTGCACTACTATCCTTTTCTAAAGTCATTGATGATCACAAGAAAGAGTGATGACTCACATTAAAAATATGAACCAAACATTTATAAAGATTGATTTAAAGTAagaatttaatattaatttttaagaaaacatgATTTTGCTCACCTTTGAAAGACTCTTACTTTCTTGTCTGACTGGATATGCTTGTTCAGCAGATTCACTGACTACTCCTGAACCATTATAGTGTGTTGAGTTGTTAGACTGATACTGTGAGCCAGCTACTGGATACACATTTGCAACAACATCAGGTGAGTGAGAGCAGCTGGAGTATTCACGGAAGGCAGCATCTCCCAGAACACTATGTGATGGATAttgagaaagaaatgaaagtCATCCTAGGGCAAGTCTTCAGCACCTACTTGTTGCCTCGACAAAGATATTCCTTGTCTAAAGAATTTGTTTAACAAGAAAGCTCTATTTCAAAAGGAAACTACTCCATGCTATTTCAATTAAGCATTTACTTACTGCTACAGACTTCTttaaaagcaattaattttgttttgggaAAACATGTAGTTAAGCAAACATCTTAAAACACACACGTTATCCATTTCCAAGTTTCAAAGCTAGTCTGCTTTGCAGTTACAGTTCTCATGCCTGTTTAAGGTTACTGATATTCTTCATGCTTATTTTCAGTAGGCTTTTTCTTgtgaaacaaaccaaaaacacaGTGTAAGGACATGACATGCATCACCTACTTgactgcaaaaaaaaccccaaacattaaAACCTGTCCTAAAATGACAATAACAAAGTGGAAGTATAACATTTTATGGAGTATAAAACATGTATGAAATACAATGTAGAACTATAAAACAATAATTAACTGATCTGCATGTAACCATCACAATTTATGAAAACACAGCATGTCTGGGGCATGCCTCTTTCTTTCAATGTATGCTCAAAAATTCTCTTTCAATTTCCTTCTATACTTTGTCCAGAAAATACACAAGAGTCCAGATTTGATTAGAGAGAATACAAATTTCTCAGTTTCAGAAAGCTGCACTCAGTTTTTAAAGCTGCTCTTCATGAAGCTGCCAGCCTCAGAATTTTTTGTAGATAATGACAGAGAAACCTTCCCATTGGTACAAAAGACCTTGGGCAACACATTTCATACTACCTGTTGCAATTCTGGCAGAATGTTGTTAAAACAATGCTTACAATCAGTTCACAGACCAAGAAGAAATATACCAAGTGAGACTCAAATATAACCATGTCTCAGTCCCAACAAGGCAGAACATTCATTAGAAGGCTACTCTTGTCtgggttgtgggtttttttagtaaTTGATTCGATGCTAATGCTGTGAGCTTTCTCTAATGCATAGAACAGGCCATACTCACCTCAGAGTGAAATTTCCAGTAGAATGAAAATAGTTTGAAAATACTAAGATTTCCTGTAGGACAAAACAATGGCCTACGATGATTGTGTTCACTAATGctctgaatttttaaagaaacaccATTAACTTTGCAGTAATTGTATAATCAATCCAATGCTTAAGGCCCTAAGAAGCAATGAGAGAACTATGTAACATATCAGATTCTTACAAGACTCAATTATTTCCTATTCTGCTACGTAGGTTTTTTTCTAGTTTGCTCCttataaaatacttttataAGTCTACCACAAATACCATTCCTGGACTTTAatagaaaaatcccaaaactttCAGAAACCTGTAGCATTTCTAGTAAAACTGCCTTTCTGGAGATGCACAGGTTGTGGAGAGGAGATCTAGAAGAGGCCCCATATACTAAATATTTTACAGGAAGAGAAATCTTCTTGAAGAATCATTTTCCTTGTGTAGAACTACATCTACCTCAGCCTGGTCACAACACAACCATTCTTTCATTCAAGGACTGAATTCAGCTCCTTCCAAAACACACGAAAAACAGACCAATCATTACAGAACACCACATTCTCCTTAACACTCTGTAACAATACAGGGCCTTGTGAACAAAGACCAGGTACCTGGTATACACCCAGAGAACATAAATGTAAAAAACTAAATCATGAAGATAATGCAGAAGCATTTCTACAGTTGGACTAGCAATATATTGGAACCGTGACTTTTTAAGAGTACTCAACATCTAAAACCAGATGGTTAAATAAGACCAATAAATAAGATTCAGAAAATATACATACTTATCCAAAGATGGTTCCTGAACAAATGGGTAGCATGTAGTTAAGTACCTAGGAAAGACACATGCTTCTGAGGGTTCTGACCATGCCACAGTTACCGCCGCATGCTTTGGAACAAATGGTTTGACCTCTGCTGACAACTTGATGCCCTGAGAAACAAAACGTTTTTTGGCTACATGCATTTGGAGATTAATGTTATTATGTGAAAAACACTCAGTTTCGTGAGCTTAACTCTCATTGGAAAGTGTTAGTTTGCTCTCTTCTATCAAAACATGCAAAACAACAAAGCTCAtcaaaaggaaatggaaaaacaaagtgaaaataaaactaaGGAATTCAAAGAAACATCTGGCTGCTCTGTAAAGTCACTTAATACCCTCATTCATCATGAAACAGTCACAAACAGTCAGTTATGTAAAGGACAGAAGCCTGCTTAGAACAAAATGcaataaatgcaaatatatgAATTCTTACTTCATATTTGAACAGTAAAAACTAAAATTCATAAATATGCTAACACTACTGTTAATCAAGCTCCATAACATGTATGTATGTAACAATAATGACTTTGTGCACATCTGTATTTGAAGGCTGAAATGATAATTTTATAGCCTTCTTGATTCTAGCACAGCACAAATTTATTAAGACAAGGTTTCCATTTGTTCTGAATTACCATCGACTTAAACTGGGTATGTATATATGGAAGGACAATTAAATGAATCTCTGAGTATTTACTGCCATGTCATCAAAACACATGGCAGGAAGCAACGGCGACTGTAGCCTCATCACTGACTCCCGAACCTGACTAGGTCATAGGTCCGTGTGCGTAGCACTGCCACTACAAGCTAGAATCTGGTCACCCAGCCTTAGTGTCTGGGATGCACACCTGTCTTTGCAACAGACCCTCAGTGAGAAAAGGTTTCCACACTTGAGCTCGCTGGAAGTTAATGTCTGGAGCTGCCCATACCAAACGGTGGGAAACGACTCGTTGTGCTCCAACCTGAGCGACCCTGCCCCCCGGATTTGACCTTCCAGAAGGACCCTTTGCCCAGTCCTGAACCAAAGCCTGATCCAAGGAGCGGCGGGAGTCACCCTGCCCGGAGAAGCATATGGGCAGCCGGAGCGCTCGGCCCAGGTTGGCGAGCGGCCCCCGGGCGGGCAGCGGCACGGAGGTGCGGCCCGAAGCGACCCGCCCCCAGACGGCTCCTGGAGAGCGACTCCGTGCTGGGAAgagccagggaaggggcaggggaCTGCaggtgccgccgccgcccttACCTCGCCGCCGCGGCCTGAGCGCGGCCGCCTCTCGGCCGACATGGCGCGGGGggcgcggccccgctcccgccgcccggCCCAGCGCAGGGCGCGCCGCGATGACGCCACGGCCCCGCCCCCGCTGCCGTGCGCGCGGCCGCTCCCGGCGCCGCGAGCGGGCCCCGTGCGGGAGCGGCGCCGGCAGCGCCCGGGGCTCGGCCGAGCCGCCCTGAGACAGGCACGGCCCCTCCGGTGCCATAGGAGAAAGGACGGCACGGAACACAGGCACGCACGCACCCGTGACCGGCACCCAGGCCTCGGTGGTGACATTCTAGCGAAAAACACCACTTACGCAGATTAGTGAAGGCGCTTGGTTCAGACTTGGACAGACCTGCTCTAACCAGCCTGGTCCAGACCAGCACTTGAGGCAGACATCTCTGGTTCTTTTCCTCACCAAACTTTCCAGATTACTTCGTCTGCTCCATTAGAGCTCACATTACAGAGACAGAGCACACACTTCACCCTGTGTGCTGGCCCTCCCACACCCTCTTACAGCTTCTGTTGGCCTTCCAAATTGTGCACAACCACAACACAATTAGCCTGTGAAATGAACCCGTTTCTCTTGAGAGTTACTCAGTATACAGAACCACCTCCCGCAAAGGCTCAGTGATAATGTGGATGCAAGACAGGAAGAGCGGCTACAACCCCAGAGTAAAAAATAATTGGCATTGGCAAAGTTGAACAAAGGAGCCTTAGAAGCTCTTCAAAATACTGAGTACTACTCAACCCTAAGTTTATACGTAGTAATACCAGGTTCATCAaatgagttttgttttttgaagcAGGCAGTGTTAAAAACATTAAATCACAACTCCAGACACTGAGGTTTCATAAGGCATTTAAAGTTTATTTCTTAAACCTACTGACTACTAAACAGTTGAACTACTGGATTTGAACATACTAGACTACAGCAGAAAATTTGAGTGCAAAAGTTACAGAACACTAACAAGTGATGAGCTAATTAGAACATGCCACACAAACAAAATTTAAGTCAGAGAGGCACTTACATTAACATTAAAAGATAAACTCATCACTCTTTGAACATCATAGCAGCCTGCTTGGAATTGCATTTGACTGAGCTTTGTTGCTGTGAATAATACAGCTCATGCACAGGTTCGGATGTATGTTTTGTAAACTTAAAGTATTCACTGAATACTACCAACATATATACACTCATATACATAGTTCCAGAAGATTCAAAAGGCCATGGCTTATTTCTGCTCATCCTTTGGAAGCGGTCTTCTGAAGAGCAGAATATGTGgttctgcagaaagaaaattgaaCAAAGTGTGAGTTTGTACAGATTTTGATTAAAGCGATTTCTGTAATCTTGAACAATAGTTGAGGCTTAgtttcaaataaataattagAAAGTCTAAGTATAGCCCCACATGTAATATTAACAGACCAAGTACGCAGTACTTTTACAACactcaaatttttatttttatacccAATGCTGGCAATATCTTAAGTTTAAGAGCCTTACAGGAGGGAAATGCTAGGAAAATCCAGAGTATTTTATAATGTCTCCTCACATTGGGCTACTTGATAAACACTGTTACTGTAACTTTGACAAACTGCTGATACTGTCTGTTGGGCACATATCAAACACCAACAAAATCCACCTTGGCTAATACAGCCTGCTCACCTTATAATCAGTCTTCTTAATTTTAAATGCCTCCAAAAAAGTCTAAAATATCAAAGGTACCCAAATAAGGGAAACACTGGAAGGCTATGCTTATTTTATCACCTGAGTCTTCAGAAACTTGGAACTTCATGCTGCTGCAATTTATCAATCAACCTGTTACTTTTTAGTCAAGCTAGTCAATGGCACAAGCCTGGAATGGCTGATCCCGTAATACCAACATCCTAGTTAGTAAGGGTCTTAGGCCTTCACAGCCCATTAACTGAAATACTGATTTTTCAGGAGGCTCCACAACTAGAGTTAAAACTATCCTCTAGAATTTTCAGAGGATTAATACAGGACCTTGTCCACATGAGCATCTATTAAGTTGTTGTACAAAAAAGTAGGTGGCATAAAGTCAGCTTTATGACTTAAAGATATGCTGCTCTATTAAATTTGGTTCAGTCACTGCATACTCATGTTATTTAAGAGCTCACAAAAAGCCTGTTTCTATGGGCAGAGGCAGGAACATCTCCAGTCTGATATTTGACTTTTTCCTTTGCCTAATTCTGTTCAGATGTGCTCACCTGGCTCATGGATCATATAGTGAACCCAGCCAAGACTCTGCTGAACACCAAGTCGTCTCCACTCTTCTTCAGACATCAGATGAGATTTTGGCACTTGTTTTGAAAGTTCTCGTGGCAGCATCACATGTCTGTAGAGGTTTAATTATTAAACGCATACACAAAATACTATACACTAGAAAATTGGAAGATACCTGCACTGACAGTTACCACGTTATGAACACTCACTTGGCctataaaaaaaaacaagagtACTGAATTTTGGCATGAATTTGATTATGAAAGACGTCCCAGAACCCAGTCTAAAGTCACTTACCACTATTAAACGTTACATCTGTAAAGCAACTGCAAATTGGGAGCCAAACTATCTTCTAGATGAGATTTAGACCCCTTCAGACTCCAATGACTATATACTCAGAGAAACATGCGCTCCTGGCAACAGGCTGATATATCAGCTACTTGAAAAATAAGAACTTTGGACTTCTAAAGTATTTGTAATACCGATTTCAAGTCTAGAAGAGTTAAACTCCAACAGTTCCCCGTCGGCAGGGGACgaggctgccccatcccaggctCTGCCACAACCTCTTCCCTGGAGCTGGCGCAGCGGGTATCGCCCCTCCGCCCTCACCCTGTGGCCAGGGCTTGTGGGGGCCGCTCACCGAGCGGTCTGCGCCAACCGGTAAAGGCATTCGGTCACTCGTCCCCTTCGTCCCACCAGTCCAAAGCCACGCGTAAAGCCCCCACGGAGGGGTTCGGCACAGCCCCTTCCCGCTGGCCTTGCACCCTCTCTGGCTCTATTCTGCC encodes the following:
- the CKS2 gene encoding cyclin-dependent kinases regulatory subunit 2, which produces MAHKQIYYSDKYSDEEYEYRHVMLPRELSKQVPKSHLMSEEEWRRLGVQQSLGWVHYMIHEPEPHILLFRRPLPKDEQK